The DNA region CTTTTACAATCATATCTTGACCTACATTGTACACTTTTTTGTCTAATTTTATTTCAACTGTAGATTTTTCGGCACGTACAACTACTTCATTCAAAACAGCGGCGTCTTCAGAAAGAGCGATTGTTCCTAAATCGCTATTTTTTTCAAAAGAGCGATTGTTGAATTCAACCGCTTTAAAAGAAATAAATTCAATTTTGATGTTGTAGATTCCTGGTGCAACTTCAATTGCAAATCCTCCCTTAGCGTTCGTAATTCCTCCCGAAATCACTTTTGGATTTTTTGAATCAGTAATAGTAATTGTTGCGTATTCCAGCGGTTGTTTAGTTGTTTTTTCGATTACTGTTCCAGTGATTTTCACTTTTTCCTTTGCTGGATCATTCACAGGGTCTATTGTTTTTGCGTAATTAGTAAGGCAAATAAAAAATAAACTAAGGCTTAAAAATAATTTAAAAGGTCGTTGCATTTTTGTTGTTTTATGTTTTTCCTTTGAATAAAAAAAACCGATTAGGTTTAAAACCAAGGATGTTAAATTGCTGTTAAAAAGTTATTTGTTTAACTAAAGAAAGCTTCAATTTTATCCATATCGCGAGCAATTATGGCTTCGTTTCCTTTGATGATGATAGGTCTTTCAATTAAAATAGGATGATTGACCATTGCTTGAATAATAGCTTCATCTGTCATTTCTTGATTTTTGTAATTTTCAATCCAGATTTTTTCTTTTTGACGAATAAGATCTATAGGTTTCAATTTTAGCTTTGTTAATACTGATGTAAGTTCATCAGTACTAGGAGTTTCTTCTAGATATTTAATAATTGTATATTCTTGATTTGCATTTTCTAAAAAAGCCAAACAATTTCTTGATTTTCCACAATGTGGATTATGATATACTTCAATCATGAATTCTGGTTTTATAATGTGAAATAAAAAAGGTAATTTCGAAGTAGCAAAAATAACTTACGAAAGTTTAATACTACTATTTAAATCGTTAAAAAAATGTTTATAGAGCAAAGTATTCGAAAAGACAATCCATTTTGGAAGTATCTATTGGGTTCAGCAATAATTATTGGAATGTCTTTTATAGGTCAGCTTCCACTTATAATCGCTATTATGACCAAAACGATGACAACAGGCGAAAGTTATCCAATGACACAAGAAGCAGTGATGCATTTTTTAGAATCAAATTTGACTCTTTTCTTATTATTACTCTCTTTTGTTTTTGCATTTGCTGCGATTGTTTTTGTTGTAAAATTTTTCCATAAACAAACGATGCTTTCGGTTACAACCTCCCGAGACAAAGTTGACTGGGGTAGAATTGGCTTTTCTTTCGGAATTTGGGCCTCCATATCAATTGTTTCTACATTAGTGTATTATTTTTTAAATCCTGATTTGTACATTGTAGATTTTAAACCGCTTCCTTTTGCTGTTTTAGTGCTTATTGCTGTTGTTTTAATCCCTTTTCAGACCAGTTCAGAAGAATATATTTTTAGAGGATATTTGATGCAGGGATTTGGTAATTTGGCTAAAAATAAATGGTTTCCATTAGTGATGACTTCGCTAATATTTGGAGCTATGCATTATTTAAATCCTGAAGTTGATAAGATTGGAAACCTAATATTTGTCTATTATATTGGTACAGGATTGTTTTTAGGAATCATCACATTGATGGACGACGGAATGGAGTTGGCACTAGGTTTTCATGCCGCTAATAATTTAATAGGAGCTTTGTTGGTTACCTCAGATTGGTCTGCTTTTCAAACCTATTCTATATTTAAAGACATGTCAGAACCTCGTGCAGGCTTAGATATTATTCTGCCAGTAGTCTTGATTTACCCTTTACTTTTACTTATATTTAGTAGAAAATACAAATGGAGTAATTGGAAACAAAAGTTATTTGGTTCAATCGATACTATTTTCTAGTTTATGAAAAAGGTTATCTATAAAAACATTCATAATTATTTTAAATTCAACGGAGTTCACTTAAATGGTGAGGAATTAAGAGTGGCGGCTTATTACTTTATTAAGGAAGGCGATGAGCATGAAAAAGCGCTGGGGGAATTTTTATTGGATTGGTTTGATGATAATTGGTATATCGATTTGCAAACATCGGGTACCACAGGAGTTCCAAAGATTATTCGAAAAAGCAAACAAGCTCTTGTGAATTCAGCCTTAGCTACGGGTGATTTTTTTGGTTTAAAACCAGGTGATACGGCTTTATGTTGTTTGCCTGTTCAGTTCATTGCTGGTAAGATGATGTTGGTGAGAAGTTTTATTTTAGGTTTAGAAATTGATATTGTTCCACCTAGTTCGACTCCATTAACTTTATTGAATAAAAAATATGATTTTGTTGCAATGGTGCCTATGCAAGTTCAAAACTCTTTTCATGATTTGCACAAAGTTAACCAACTTATTGTGGGTGGCGCTAAAATGGATAGTAGTTTAGAGCAAAAATTAGTAGGTTTAAAAACTAAGGTTTATGAAACCTATGGTATGACCGAAACCATAACACATATAGCAGCAAAGCGAGTGGGAGAAACAGCATTTTCGATATTACCCAATGTGCGTATTTCGCAAGATGACAATGAATGTTTGGTTATAGATGCACCGTTGGTGAGCGAAGAGCGATTGTTTACTAACGATTTAGTCCAGATGATAAATGAAAACCAATTTATTCTTTTAGGACGTATTGATAATGTGGTTAATAGTGGCGGTGTCAAATTGATTCCTGAAAAAATTGAGGAAAAATTGAGCAATAGTATTTCTTCTCGTTTTTTTGTTGGAGGTATTCCAGACGCTGTTTTAGGCGAAAAATTAGTTTTAGTTATAGAAAGTAACAATAAAGATTTTGACGATACAATATTTCATTTGTTAGAAAAATATGAAAAGCCAAAAGCTTTGTTTTTCGTCCCTGAATTTGAAACTACTGAAAGCGGAAAAATTAAGCGTAAAGCGATTTTAAAATCTTTAGTTTAATTTTTTTATTTGTGTTCGGCGATTTCAGCATTCAATTTGTTGAGCTGTAAGATTCCAATTTTTTTATTAACGATTTTAATTACACCTTCTTTTTTTAGACTCGAAAGTATACGAGTTACTTGTTCATCGGTTGTACCAGCAAAATCAGCAATTTCTTTTCTTGATAAGTTGATATTGAGTAAGTTGTTAGTGTGTCCGAATTTTTTATGCAAATACAAAAGGATGTCGATTACTCTTTCGCGAACATTCATTTGAGCAATTTTTTTCACTCTGTTTTCACTTTTGTTCAGTTCTTCGGCATAGAATAACATCATATCATAAGTAAATTCAGGAATTGATTTTAGGATGGCGTGCATTACATTGTTACTAAAATTGCATAAAACAGTATCTTCAATTGCCGAAGCCGCAATTAGATAGCGATTCGTGGTTCCAAATCCTCTAAAGCCTAAAGTATCTCCATCAGTAGTAAGGCGAACAATTTGTTCTTTGCCGTAAATTCCCGTTTTTAAAACCTTTACCTTTCCTTTATGGATAAAATACAAACCTTGCATAGGAGCGCCTTCAATCATGAATTGTTGCCCTTTTTTGCAAGTATAATTTGTTTTTTCTAAAACAAAATCCTGCATTTTTTCTAGATGTATGTGCTTTTTAATAAAACAATTTGTGTTGATGCAGTTTGTACATTCAGTAGTAATTCCTCTCATTTGTTTTATATTTTAGATGAGTTGAACTCAGTTATCAATAAAACAAAAATAAATAAAACAAGTATTAATACTTAATTTTTATAGTTTAAATTACGTAGTTTTGAGTCTTTTTATGAATTTAAGAAATGGAGTTGTTCTTTTTAGGATAATTGTATTTTTTAGAAATAAAATATATCAAATTCTCAGTTGATGAGTTGGTTATGCTTCTTCATTGTACATTTTTAGTAAATGTGTTACCGTATTCCAGTTACGTATTGTAGCCGTAAGATTTAGTTTTTTTCAATATATTTTTGGTCTAATCTTGTCTTTCCAGCCGAAACAGCATATTTTATAAATATTTTATTGCTGTCTATATGAACTTCATCTGGTTTTACTTGACTCATTTTAAGATCGTGAATTCTGTCTTTATGCAATTCCATTGAAACAAATGCTACGTAGAGTTTTTTAGTATCTACATTGTTTTCTTTCAAAAAGGGATTGTTTTCTTGACAAGCAATTAAATCTTCTTTGTTAATAACAACTACAGGGACATCATGGCCAAAGGTTTTAAAAATTTCTTGTTTGATTTTAAATCCTACTGCAGCTGGACTTTCTTCTTCGCTAGTGACAAAAACATTACCCGTTTGAATATAGGTTTTAACATTAGTAAAGCCCATATTTTCAAGCATTTTTTGTAATGCATCCATTTTCATCATGTTGTGTCCAGACACGTTGATGCCGCGAAGTAAAGCCAAATGTGTTGTCATTTTTAATGAAATAAGTTAGTGTAAAAGTAAGTTAAGTTGTGTCATATCGTCAAAAAGCGGAATATTCATTTGCTGTAAAGCATCAAAATTAGCATGATTAGTAAATCCAAAAACATCAAATCCACCACTCAAAGCTGCCTGGACTCCTGCAGGACTGTCTTCGATAATGACACAGTCTTTGACGTCAAATCCCATGATTTTTGCGGCATGTAAATATAATTCAGGATTGGGTTTCCAGCTATTGATGTCGTAAGCACTAAATATATTACCCTCAAATTTATCAATCAGTTGGGTGGTTGTTAAGTTGAGTCTTATTTTATCAGCTGGACCATTTGATGCAACGGCAATTGGTATGTTTATTTTGGCTAACAAATCATGAATTCCTTTAATAGGTTGTAATTCTTTTTGAAAAGCCTCAAAAGTTCGTTTTCGAAATTCTTCCTCAAAATTTTCAGGTAATTTTTTTTGAGCCAAACCAGCAATGTAGTCAAAACAAAATTCAAGCGATTTCCCCAAGAATAATTGATGTGCGTAATCTAGATCAATACTAGCTCCATGAGATTTTGCCATTTCAACTAATGTACCTATGGAAATAGCTTCGCTATCTACCAATACACCGTCACAATCAAAAATGATGCATTTGTATTTCATGTTGTTTGTATTACAGGCTATTTATAAAAGTTTCAGTAATTCTAACGGATGTTCAATAAGGGCTTGCGCTCCTTCTGCTACTAATTCCTCTTTTGGTCGATAACCCCAAAGAACTCCCACAGCAAACATACGGGCGTTTTTAGCAGTTTGCATGTCTATTCCAGAATCGCCTACATACAGTATTTCTTCTGGTTTACAACCCAAAGCAGCACTGATTTCAAGAGCTGCAATCGGATTAGGTTTTTTCGTTGATTCACTTTTCAATCCCATAACGATTTCGAAATAGTTTGGGAATAAGGTGTTCCCAATTTTCTTAGTTAATTCATCTGCCTTATTCGATAAAATGGCAAGTTTGATATTTTTTGCTTTTAGTGAGTATAATAATTCCATGACTCCATCATAAGCAATGGTTTTGTTAGTGCAATTTTTCCCGTAAATGGTCATCATCGCCCCGAAAGTTTTTGTGATTGTTTCGCTATCTTGATGAGTAGTTGGAAGGGCTTTTGTAACTAAAACATGCAGTCCGCTGCCAATGAAATTATTAACAACTTCATAGCTATGTGTGGGTAAATTACTTTCTTGAAGAACAAAGTTAATAGAATCGGCAATGTCTTTTAATGAGTTGACTAGGGTCCCGTCTAGGTCAAATAGTACGGCTTTGTATTTCATTTATTATTTTTTATCTACCACAATTCTTTCGTTTCTATTTGCAATTTCCCATGCGATGTTAAATGCTAGTTGCGCTCTTTTTGCTAAAGCGTCATACTCAATTTTGTCGGCAGTGTCTGTAGGTTTGTGATAATCGGCATGTGTTCCGTTAAAAAGGAAAACAGAAGGGATGCCTAAGGCAGCAAAATTATAATGATCCGAACGACGATAGTAATTGTTTGGATCGTTGGCCGCATTGTATTTATAATCAATGTCTAAATGGGTGTAATTTTCGTTTACTTCCTTACAAATTTTATCCAAATCACTTGAAAGTCTGTCGGCACCAATTAAATAAATATAGTTGTTAGTATCTTTATGTGCTACATCACGACGCCCAATCATATCGATATTGATGTTGGCAACAGTGTTTTTGATTGGGAATAATGGATTTTCAGTATAATAGCGAGAACCATGTAAGCCGTGTTCTTCACCTGTAACATGCAATATTAAAATAGAGCGTTTAGGTCCCTGTCCATGTGCTTTTGCAAG from Flavobacterium nitratireducens includes:
- the arsC gene encoding arsenate reductase (glutaredoxin) (This arsenate reductase requires both glutathione and glutaredoxin to convert arsenate to arsenite, after which the efflux transporter formed by ArsA and ArsB can extrude the arsenite from the cell, providing resistance.) yields the protein MIEVYHNPHCGKSRNCLAFLENANQEYTIIKYLEETPSTDELTSVLTKLKLKPIDLIRQKEKIWIENYKNQEMTDEAIIQAMVNHPILIERPIIIKGNEAIIARDMDKIEAFFS
- a CDS encoding CPBP family intramembrane glutamic endopeptidase; protein product: MFIEQSIRKDNPFWKYLLGSAIIIGMSFIGQLPLIIAIMTKTMTTGESYPMTQEAVMHFLESNLTLFLLLLSFVFAFAAIVFVVKFFHKQTMLSVTTSRDKVDWGRIGFSFGIWASISIVSTLVYYFLNPDLYIVDFKPLPFAVLVLIAVVLIPFQTSSEEYIFRGYLMQGFGNLAKNKWFPLVMTSLIFGAMHYLNPEVDKIGNLIFVYYIGTGLFLGIITLMDDGMELALGFHAANNLIGALLVTSDWSAFQTYSIFKDMSEPRAGLDIILPVVLIYPLLLLIFSRKYKWSNWKQKLFGSIDTIF
- a CDS encoding AMP-binding protein translates to MKKVIYKNIHNYFKFNGVHLNGEELRVAAYYFIKEGDEHEKALGEFLLDWFDDNWYIDLQTSGTTGVPKIIRKSKQALVNSALATGDFFGLKPGDTALCCLPVQFIAGKMMLVRSFILGLEIDIVPPSSTPLTLLNKKYDFVAMVPMQVQNSFHDLHKVNQLIVGGAKMDSSLEQKLVGLKTKVYETYGMTETITHIAAKRVGETAFSILPNVRISQDDNECLVIDAPLVSEERLFTNDLVQMINENQFILLGRIDNVVNSGGVKLIPEKIEEKLSNSISSRFFVGGIPDAVLGEKLVLVIESNNKDFDDTIFHLLEKYEKPKALFFVPEFETTESGKIKRKAILKSLV
- a CDS encoding Crp/Fnr family transcriptional regulator, which translates into the protein MRGITTECTNCINTNCFIKKHIHLEKMQDFVLEKTNYTCKKGQQFMIEGAPMQGLYFIHKGKVKVLKTGIYGKEQIVRLTTDGDTLGFRGFGTTNRYLIAASAIEDTVLCNFSNNVMHAILKSIPEFTYDMMLFYAEELNKSENRVKKIAQMNVRERVIDILLYLHKKFGHTNNLLNINLSRKEIADFAGTTDEQVTRILSSLKKEGVIKIVNKKIGILQLNKLNAEIAEHK
- a CDS encoding HAD family hydrolase — encoded protein: MKYKCIIFDCDGVLVDSEAISIGTLVEMAKSHGASIDLDYAHQLFLGKSLEFCFDYIAGLAQKKLPENFEEEFRKRTFEAFQKELQPIKGIHDLLAKINIPIAVASNGPADKIRLNLTTTQLIDKFEGNIFSAYDINSWKPNPELYLHAAKIMGFDVKDCVIIEDSPAGVQAALSGGFDVFGFTNHANFDALQQMNIPLFDDMTQLNLLLH
- a CDS encoding HAD family hydrolase, which codes for MKYKAVLFDLDGTLVNSLKDIADSINFVLQESNLPTHSYEVVNNFIGSGLHVLVTKALPTTHQDSETITKTFGAMMTIYGKNCTNKTIAYDGVMELLYSLKAKNIKLAILSNKADELTKKIGNTLFPNYFEIVMGLKSESTKKPNPIAALEISAALGCKPEEILYVGDSGIDMQTAKNARMFAVGVLWGYRPKEELVAEGAQALIEHPLELLKLL